The genome window TAATAGATTAATGTCGATATTTTcgttaagactaaaatttcaaaatttgaaaagtacagaATTTAGGTGATCCAATTGGAGAATTTGAATTAATTCTACAATTATACGTATAATCTGAGAcaagtaattgaatttaaccaaacgaATTTAATTGCTACTAATTGGGTCAagactaaattttcaaaatttgaaaagtacaaagactaaaattgatcgattcaaaagtataaggaccaaaattgatcaaattaaagtataatatttaaattaatcgCTTTTGTAAAGCACATAAactaataatagaatatttttttggatataaaaaatttagaaacaatTATTTacatagttaatttttttattaaatttgttggtggaacattttgattttttttaaatctcacTTAGGAACTAtgcaataataaaaagaaaaatttgtaataattataaatttaacacaaaaatgttaacaatttaacaattaaacttgtATTCTTTTAAGGTAAACTACACCTAATGTCATTAagttattaataagtttacattttggccACTggacttcaaaaagttacaaaatggtcattgaattatgtgaaaatttcatttaagtcactgaactaCTTAAAAGTTTGTATTTATTACTAGAttgttaaggttttttttttttgtttcattagCGAGCTCCAAGTAACGAATCGATGATCGACACGACGGATCAATATCCATCAACAAGTAGAAGGGCATAATTTGGATCCAAGTCATCTTCAACATCGACTGTCAAATTGACTTAGATTTAAGGTATGTCATTCTACTCATCGATGTGTATCAATCTATCGTACTGGTCGTTGAATCGTCGCTTGAAGCTTGCaagccaaaattttaaaaaaaattaacagcctagtgacttaaataaaaattttcaaataattcagtaacttaaatgaaacttttcgaatagtttaattgactatttttataactttttgcagttaagtgaccaaaacataaatttactaatagtttaatggcATTTGGTGGGATTTACCCTTTTTTTCCTACAAGCTGGCAAGTCTAAAAAGTCCAAATTATTGGattaaaatattccaaatttcAACACTTTCCTAACCACGAGATTTAATGCTTCTGTTCGCTTTCCACTTGTTCAATCAATCGAATATTCAAAAACAGGtcgaaaatcaattaaattttgacTCAAAatcaactattaaattttttttaatggagggttaaaaaagaaaacagtgaaCAAGCCAAGACCAAGcatcatttcaattaaaactatataaaaaaagcCCCAATCAGTATCTTCCAGTATAAAATCCAAGAACCTCAATTCCTCTCTTTGAAAGTGTATGGTTTAAACGTATACccagattttaattttgttgatttgggTTTAActtgaagagagaaaagaaatctTTTCAATGGGGAGTTTAGGAGCTCTTGTGAAACACCCAGATGATTTTTATCCATTGTTGAAGCTGAAAATGGCTTCAAGGCATGCCGAGAGACAGATCCCATCAGAGCCTCACTGGGCTTTTTGTTTCTCTATGCTTCACAAAGTATCTCGTAGTTTCGCTCTCGTTATTCAACAGCTCGACACCGAGCTTAAAAACGCCGTAAGCAATggttatttatttgaattttatattggtGTCGTTTGATTTCATAAATTTCTTATCAAATTCGATGTTATTTATTGATGGCGCTTTGATTTTGCATGTATGTGTTGATTTTCTGATCTCAAgtattaaattattgtggttttGCAGGTCtgcatattttatttggttCTTCGAGCTCTTGATACTGTTGGTTTGTTCTTAATCTTCAaccttctatttttatttgatgtGATTTTCCCATTTTGTATTAGTTTCCATTGATTCTAAATTACTAGGAATAATTTGTGCATATTGGCTTCATTGCATGctagatttagggtttaaattatataatctaTAAATGATTAGTGTAATATTTTGCATATTGGCTTATTTCTTTAGATCATTACAATCAAGTGTTGATATGTACTGATGTGTTCATTTTTTTACTTGCAGAGGATGACACTAGTGTTGCAACAGATATCAAAGTTCCTATCCTTAAAGAATTTTATCGCCATATATATGATCGTGATTGGCACTTTTCTTGTGAgcattttgaataattttcctCCTTCAATGGGGGATTTCTGTTGATTTTCTCTGGAATTTCAGCTCATTTTGTTGCTGAAAACTTACGGGTCAAAGAATCCCGGTTCATTTGCTTATATagctctctttctttttcaggtGGTACGAAGAACTACAAAGTTCTTATGGATGAGTTTCATCATGTATCTACTGCTTTTTTGGAACTCGAAAAAGGGTTGGTTATTAACTtactttttcttgattttctttgtttatgCCAAGATTTCAATGTGATGTTAACTATATGTGTTTATGTCTTTATCTGGCAACTCGGCTATCTTAAATGATGTTCAAGTTGTTTTTGCTTGTGATTTCGACCAAAAAAGaatcaatgtttattgattgattttgcAGTTATCAGGAGGCAATTGAGGATATTACGAAAAGAATGGGTGCAGGAATGGCAAAATTTATTTGCAAAGAGGTTTGTCATGCATGCATTGTTTATTTTAACCTGTTTTTTGTTGAGGTGTGGGATGGAAAAGACGGAGTTTTATTTCGGTTAACAAAATTCTGGGTTTTCCCTCAAACAAATATGTGTGTGCGCTTGCGCGTGCATATGCTAatctttattgttattttaaccTGCTTTTTCTTGATGAACACTGATTTTCTTGTTGAGGTTGGGAAGGTAAAGACAGTATTCTATTTCAGCCAACAAAATTCGAGTTTTCCCTCGAACaaatatgtgtgtgtgtatgtgttAATCTGCATTGTTATTTTAACTTGCTTTTTATTGATGAACACGGTACTCTGTTTCAGCCAACAAAATTTGGGGTTTTCCCTTGAACAAATATGTTTGTGTTTGCATGTGTGTTAATCTGCATTGTTTATTTTAACAACGCATGCATCGTTATTTTAACCTGCTTTTTGTTGATGAACACGGTACTCTATTTCTGCCAACAAAATTCAGGGTTTTCCCTCGAACAAATGCATGTGTGTTTGTGTATGCTAATCTGCATTGCTGAAAAGACAGTATTCTATTTCGGTCAACAATATTCGGCTTTTTCCCTCGaacaaatatatacattaatttGCTATATCTGATATGAGTTACTGCACAGTGGGCACTGAGCTATACCTGGATGCATGAATGAGAAAAAGGTTCATTTACAAAGTATTGAACACTGGTTGATCTCCTCTATATCGTCTCTTACCGTATATAAGAACTTAATCTCTCAATCTTAGCACTAAATCATATGTATGcacaaatacaaattttaaatgtgttcatattaacatatatatgaTCCCGGAAACTTGTGTTTTATTGCAGGTTGAAACAGTCGGTGATTATGATGAATATTGTCACTATGTAGCAGGACTCGTGGGGTTAGGTCTTTCCAAACTTTTCCATACATGCGGTACAGAAGATTTGGCTCCTGATACTCTCTCCAATTCAATGGGTTTATTTCTTCAGGTATTGCTCTAATACGTGAATGAAGTAACTTTTTTCTTGTGCATGGGTTTCGACAGTTGTTTGAAGATACGATTCTTTAACCATGTGTTTTGGATCTAACAAAATTGCAGAAAACAAATATAATCCGAGATTATCTCGAGGATATCAATGAGATACCAAAGTCACGTATGTTTTGGCCTCGTCAAATTTGGGGTAAATATGTCAACAAACTTGAGGTATGCCCAaatttaattgaagtttgaGTAACTTTACACAGAACCGCTTTTAAATGGGTGTTCCCTTATATTAATTTTCCCCCGTAGGACTTGAAATACGAGGAAAACTCAGTCAAGGCAGTGCAGTGCTTGAATGACATGGTCACTAATGCTTTAATACATGTGGATGATTGCCTAAAATACATGTCTGCTTTACGTGATCCTGCAATCTTTCGATTTTGTGCTATCCCTCAGGTTCGAGAGAGAGTATTTCTTCTGTTATCTTATATTCGCTCTCGTATATTGTTCAAGTGGCATGTTATCTTCATTAAATCATGTACTGTTATCGAATTGACTTGTATTGTGCTATTACTAGGTCATGGCTATCGGAACACTAGCCTTATGCTACAACAACATCGAAGTCTTCAGAGGCGTAGTGAAAATGAGGCGTGGTAAGTTATTAGTCTCCAGAATTGTTTTCTTTGAAGCTTATAGGCACAGACACTTTGTTGAAAATGAGGCTTCATTTGTTGGGTTGATGTCAAGTTTATCTTCGGGTTGTGTTTCCAGGTCTCACTGCGAAAGTCATTGACCGAACCAACACGATGGCTGATGTCTATGGTGCTTTCTATGATTTTTCTTGTATGTTGAAAGCTAAGGTACGTGATTCATTCTTAACAGTTAGATAAgcaatatttatataccaactTCGAGAATTTCATCGAATGCATCGTACTTGTATCTCGTTTTTCATGGGGTTTCATGACAACGAAAGTGCTTCTGCGGTTATTGTAGGTCGACAAAAACGATCCTTGTGCACAAAAAACATCGAGCAGACTTGATTCGATCCTCAAGACTTGCAGGGACTCAGGGGTCCTGAATGAAAGGTTTATCAAAGTTTCATTATTGATATTTATGGTTGATGCTGTTATTTtcgtttaaaagaaaaaaatcatatcttcatacttaaatttttttaaatgggtttTGGTCAGGAAATCTTACATAATTCCAAATCAGACCAATTACACTCCACTTCTGGTGAGTTTCCATAACATTTTGGGGTAAAAGTACCATATAGGTTCCTatactaggagtcagattgaattttatctcttttacttaaaaatgggcaaattagctTCTATACATTAGATCGAGagcaaatgaattttttttgttgaaaattttatttatttctacgGTTAAAAACTTGTGTGGTTGACGGAATAAGTAGACACGCCACGTATACCTCATTCTAATGTacaatgatcaaattttaatagtaggaatagatgaaatttttaatagaaaaatcaatttactttttaatctaacACGATTAATTTGTCAATTTCTTAAAGCACAGAgtataaaatgctaaaatagCCTTTGATAGTGCTTTTATCTAACATTTTGGCATCCTTGTGGCTATTTTTCAATGGATATTTACTGATTATTCTCATTTTACCCAATGCAGGCTGTCTTGCTTTTCATTTTACTGGCCATTACTTTGGCTAATCGAGGCCCCAATGGGCCAAATTAACTAGTAAGTTCTATTACTTAAACAATGAAATTCATTTGTTTAGTAAAAGGATAAAATGTGTTTtaagtctttgtactttttgtATATTTcgaatttagttcttttacttttatttcaagtcatttaatctttttatttttcaaatttaaaaatgaaaattcaattgttaataaagttaaaatttttattaaattcagttTCATTACGACATTTTTTGTTTTACATCACTACtaagtgattatttttttaattttaaaatatcacatcaatgaaattgataaaagaattttaagttaaacaacaacaggcctaaaattttgaaattatattttaattgtctAGTAATTACCAAAAGGTTAATATGCAATGAGTTTCTATGCttttaacaaatttgaaatttagtgcatatatatttattttcaaaatttaatttttttagattttaaaactcAAGCCTAATTAGCACTAGAGTTGTTCATGGTTTGAGTTATCCAGCTCGAAAGCCTGTTTGAAAAAGGAAggaattgggtaaaaatatacgtccgaaaaatgagtttggataaaaaaaaaataaggcttGTATAGAAAAATAGGTCGGTCTTTgagtaagatttttttatttgggtatAACCCGACCCGAAttcacaataaaaaaaatattattgttttttcatattttgttgttgtttagTGGTatctaagtataaatattttttaaaatttatttttaatttgttaaaaaatatttatttaatatttttagtatatttgatgtattatatttataaaaaaatttgtataaaaaataaaaaaaatattaatataggTGGGCTACACTTAGACTTCAGCATTGGTATTTGAGTCAGGCTTGAGCAAAAATTTAAGCCTATTTTTCGTGTCAGGTTGGGCTCAGGCTTAATAATCGAGCCTAAAGTTTTATTCCTTGACTTAGGACAACTCTAGTTAGCAccgttaaaattattattattattatttgttaaatatagGTTTACattgaacttttaaaaataaaaatagaaagagtAACTTTCAAAATAGAGACTTGTGGCATATTGATGAATCCTTCTTGTTCTCTTTGTTTTCATTTGTGCAGGACCATgctttaattaataataaataaaataataaatttctacGATATGGGATATGTGGTAGCATTCTAATCTAGCTTGtaaaagttttttctttttttctaaaaattaaataatataaaacatcaTTATCGGtgtattagaaaatgaagtCTTGTTGAGTGAAGTTTACTAATAAAATGGTATAACGCTACCGTTTTGATTGTGCATGTAATATGGTTGAGcaagaaaattgaaaacaacatTAGCTTCAACCCTAATATTTggtttgcttttatttaatttgattttatttacactgacataaaattaaaattggtttaCACCATTTTGTATATCTTTTAACAGTTAGCATAAACCATCACAGTTATGTTTTATGtatgttaaatttgatataaattaaaaaattaattattaccGAACTGTTCAATAAgtgttaatatataatattttaaattaatataatagagATATTAAGTCGGTTCAAAAGTTACATgtataattatatcaataaattcataaaatattaatcatacaaaACTATGCAAAAaggtataaattttataacGGTGTAACTAAATCCTTTCTCGACTGTAATTatctaaattgaaattaattttatcttttagcaaatatatttaaatgatttacaaatatttaaaaaataaaaaccaatgaagcaaaaatcaatttaaaccgacaaattttgatttgattaccTTAAATATTTAGTTGGATTTCTGAAAATTCATAATATCTTAGGgtaatcatttttttctttctaaatgcgATCCAAATTGTAACCTCTAGCATAAGTTATTATGATTTTacttatatatacatgtctatttttaaaaaataaacaaaagataataaaaagaGAGGATAATATAAAGTGAAAAGAGTTTTCACTCATCAATAagcaaaaaagcaaaaaaggaCAGACACatgccaatttttttaaaaagaaagataaataaaaatataaaatgtattcaCATAGTGAAGGATAAAATTCTATTTGTGAAAACTCTTCAATTTGAAATACACATAAgcacaaaacaaacaaatatggAAGAGAAAGATGCACGTACAAAATCGTCTTCTCCGACACCGATATGCAGAAATGTCTTAGAAAACTTCTGCCACTTTGCTTGCAAGAACACGTTCCCTTCTTTCGATGTATCCAAAAGGGAACCAACCTGCTTTCCCCTTGCATTCTCCCTCGGCCCACCCGTTGTTCGTCACCTGCCAAAATCCATGAGTTTATAGAAATCAAATCCTTATTGGATTATACTATGTCCTCATAAATTGTATAGGAAAGTAAAGCAGTTAAACCTTTCGAACAACTACGAAGTCACCAACTGACAAAGAAAGCTCCTCGTCGGATTCGCCATTATACGTATGCATTACCTGGAGTAAATACATCAATTAGTCAGCCATTGAACAGATTAGAGTAACTTCTTGGTTCAAAAATGATGGTGCAAGGAACTGAGTTACAAACCTCGCCTAAAAAGTAGCCCATGCTATCTGTTGAACCGTTATTTGTTTGGGAAGCATAAACTCCGTTAACTTCCTCGTATGTTGGAGGTGGAGGCATGGTTTCCATACTTGGGGGAGGAGGTGCTTCAATTCGTTGTCGTTCGGATCTCATCTATTAAGAAGACGGGGAAAttatattgtttgaatattgcTGGTTAGTTCTAGAAAGAGAATATTGAGAAAGGATTCAGTAGCAAAATTCATACCTCGGCATCAAGCTGATCAAGTATCTGAAGGACTCGTTGATGATATGTACGTTCAGCTTCAACCTTTTGACCCGagataaaatatcaaaattaagtttacaGACATCCCAAATAAACTAAAGTATTTTATATGGAAGGAAATTTGTATTACCATACTAATAAGTCTCTGAAGTGTCAACCTCTGTTGTTGAGCTTCAACTGCGGTCATTGCTGCAACAGCTTCTTTTCCCAATATTGCCATGTTTGACTTTAGATCTTGCAGTTTTGTCTCTGCAGATTCCAATTTCATGACGATCTCAGGATTTCCCAATGTTTCCCTTACTCTAGCTTGGCGTTTCGAAACTTCTATTGCCTGTTTAGGTCCAACAGAAGGCgtaaatatatacttatatacaattttcataataataacaCAAGGGGCAAGTATAACTCCGTACTGATAAATAACACATAATGTATATCACTCTTGACAAATCTCTAGAAAATGCAAACATGTATAGATTGGCAGAAACCCATCTTCTCAACCGATTTTTGGCTTCAAGCATTTCTCATTATGGACCTAATTATTTGAAACTATATACGCATAATATATTcttctaaaattaaaacaaacaaagatATCCAATTGATCAGTAAGATATTGTAGCATATAAAAACCTGTGCTTCAGCTTCTTGTCGCATTCTGTCATAACGTTGAGCAAGATGCCGTGCATCCTCCAAAGGAGCTCCCATTACCATTGCTCTTAGTGGCTCGGCAACCTAACaatcaaattaatcaaaatattaaccAAAAGCATAtacacaagaaaagaaaaaaatgagctATCCAAACATACGCCACCAAACAGCTTATATTAACTTACATAGAAGTCTTCTTCCATGGATTCATGAACTTACCAACTTAACATTCTAGTATTTTATGTTCTAGTAATGAAAACATTAAACAAACCTGTGTGCCAAGAGCCTTCAACAGATTCCCGCGTTCCTTCTCCATTTGAGCACGAGCACGTCCATACCCTAGAGCAGCTTTCGATAATGTATTGCCACTGGTACAAGTATTTTCAGCACCATATTTCCTGCTATCCTCAGACAACTTCGTTCCTGTCGAAAAAGACCGATTATATACAAAATGGAATTCTAAAAATCAAGTAGTAAATGCTGACAATATATCATTCAACTCACCTATTTCAACTTGTTTGGACCCAGTGACGATATATCCTTCAACGCCACGAACAATATCCCTTTGAAAATGCTGAAACACAAAATTGACCAAGTTAAACGAAGAGAACACACAAAACAAAAGTTGATGCAAAAGAACAACTTAGCAACCTTGCCAGCACGGGTTGAGACATAAAGCTTCTCGAGTTTCTGATGTTGCTGGAGTTCTACCTCATCAGTAATTACGTTATCTGAACCTCCATATCCCCCAGCACCGAACTGTTTAAAGACAGCCTGAAGTAacattcaaagaaaataaaagtttgagttAAAACAAACTAAGCTCCCTGCAGATAGCaatctaaaacaaataaaacaagttTCTAATGGATTTTAACAAGCAAAAAGTTTtccaatatttcaaattcatttttcggttttttttatcattcaatagaaacttaatattgaaaaaaagaatGCTGATCCAAATTACATCctccaaattcaaaatttcaatttgtctaataaaaataacatccaAATAGCTCATCACTTTCAGTTTAATACTCACACAAGCAGTCCAATTATTTCCACAATATTTCAAATCGATTCACAAATAAAAAACCCGCTATAAATAGATCCGACACTTAGTTCAAAATGGAACGAACGCATAATCGAAATAAAGAAGactaacaataaaaaaaaaatcagatcgaagacaaaaatgaaatagaaaatcaCTAAAAGTGCAGAGAAACATCATGGATGAAACTAAGAAATCAGCGTTGACTTGGATCTAAATCAAATTTGagcaaaaagaaggaaagagtCCAAATTAGGGGATAGAGATAGAGACCTGTTGTTGGCGAGCGACTTGTTCTCGAAGCCGAGTGGCTTGTTTTCTGATTGCTTCCATTCACCGGCCAAATCGGAGGTTTTTTCCGATTGATTCGTAGAGCTAGAAACGGGGAAATAGACGGAGCTATTCAAATCGTCGAACCTAATCggttttttggatttttatttatttatggttttttcTGCTTTTGAGAGAGGGTAAGGGTTCAATGAAAGAGCTTTTTTCGGTATATCACGGTTGGCAAAATTTGCATGcgtttgattttgaaaaaatttaaggtAAGAAAGTAGGTTGTTATGGTGCAGACGTTACTATTTTACTCCTCCTGAGCTCGTCTCCTTGCTTTTTGAGTTTTCAAATATTAGACTACCGATCTAGACCTGtttcttataataaaatatcgggtAAACTACACTTAAGGTTCCTacactattagtaaatttacgttttagccacttaaatttaaaaagttacaaaattatcattgaactagtaaaatttttttatttaagttactgagttattaaaatcattCTTGTATGATCTTTTCTATTCGCACCGCCTATATCACAGGCCAATACTTTAACTCTAGTCACGTGTGGCCTTAAGCTTAATTTCAACGACAATGAGCCTAAGTCAACCTTCGATCCCATATGGCCTCAATTTTGATTCCAACGATACTTAAGAGAGGCTTCAACACACTTAGCCTAGACAACCGGAGAAGACAAACACACAAGTTGAGACAATGTGAAAGTATTTTATTACTCAAAAGCTAGTTTGAATGTACAAATAGTTGCCCTAAATTATTAATTGCCATGAGATTATTAccctctttttaaaaaatattttttcacataaaatattttaaatagtaaaaaaccttaattttataattaaatttacttgGTCAACACAAATTGTAAACTATCACTTGAGTCCAACCTAATTTATTAGAGATAATTATTGTTGATGATCTCTACAAATTGATAGgataaaacaacatttaatCTTTAAGTTTGATAATTTgatcattgaattattttatcatctatagtagtctcgtaacttagcaaaattttctaatttggtctctgaatttaaaattatgttaatgcATGACTATATGACACTCGATATTATAACGTACcattatctaaatattttaaaatatataatctaaaaaattcaaatcaaataatgaTGTGACACAATCTCAAAATGTCACGTCATCATATCTAAACGAAATCTAAGTTCAAAAAAGTTGTCAAATTTCAGGGCTAATGTAAACAAaagagtttagggactaaaatgaaaaaaatactaaatttaaagactaaaagTTTGTTTATCCCAGATTTTATTTGTTGAGAATAATAATAGAGTTAGTAATAATGAGTGAAACAACCTTGAATAAGCTTAAAGGACCAacatctttttccatttttggtCAATGATGGCTTATGTCTAAAGCAAATATGAGACCAGCAGTAAGGGACCTATAACTAAAAAGGCAGACAAATTCAATTGAGTAAATTGGCTTCCACATTAagtcttcttctttctttataaatttaaactcttccATGAAAATTGAAGTGATGGAATTAGTTTGTTCAAATAAatgcatcaaattcactattctcttttattataattaatccaccaattttttatataattttaacgCGAAttctattaataattaatatttgattaaaattatatattattgatgaATGTAATAatggatttaaatttattaaaaaaactttttatgATACATCATCTGCCATagcataaaaaacataaattagtCTATTTATAAATGTGTTCATAGTAAATCAAATTATTAGTGcaataattaagtaattatttatcttaaaattttcattaatgttgTATATGGTCTTAAAATTGTATGAGAAAGCAAATATAATTATTGACCCTAAAATATAAGCATGCTTTATTAGTAATTGACCAGATTctatgctattattattattgttattattgctGTCCCCATGAATTTCTTCTGAATATCGTTAAGAAAACATGTTCTTCATCCTTTTTTCATTTCGTTGATACAAGATTTAGTTCATGGTTGAGTTCATCAATTCATCTTATTCCTGATATAGATGATCAGAGTATACAGAAAAAGGATTTTATcgtgaagaagaaaaaaaaagtggagTCTTGAGAGttcttaaaagtatatataaatagattttttcGGTCGAATTTTAAATTACCCGAATGATTTGGATTTCGGTCGatacattttatgtttttcaaatttgaaatttgaatagaatgttaacaatattaaattttgaatcttgTATTTACGTAAAGGTCAAgagttagaaataaaaataaaaaaaaataaaaagggtttaATCGCACTAAATGCCTCAAGGACAAAACTATGGTTTGATcgatttataaatttcaaaagttttaattgaattatcaaaatattagtataatattaattagattatttttattagtttactTGTCGGTTTAAATATAACGTgaagtatatatttaaaatacatgaaTCAAATTATAAACGATATCCACCTATCACatgaataatttaagtttaacgTGTTAAAAGAACAAACATTGTCAAtacaaattgaatattatttctattttttaatatatcatATTGAAG of Gossypium raimondii isolate GPD5lz chromosome 3, ASM2569854v1, whole genome shotgun sequence contains these proteins:
- the LOC105795347 gene encoding squalene synthase 2, which gives rise to MGSLGALVKHPDDFYPLLKLKMASRHAERQIPSEPHWAFCFSMLHKVSRSFALVIQQLDTELKNAVCIFYLVLRALDTVEDDTSVATDIKVPILKEFYRHIYDRDWHFSCGTKNYKVLMDEFHHVSTAFLELEKGYQEAIEDITKRMGAGMAKFICKEVETVGDYDEYCHYVAGLVGLGLSKLFHTCGTEDLAPDTLSNSMGLFLQKTNIIRDYLEDINEIPKSRMFWPRQIWGKYVNKLEDLKYEENSVKAVQCLNDMVTNALIHVDDCLKYMSALRDPAIFRFCAIPQVMAIGTLALCYNNIEVFRGVVKMRRGLTAKVIDRTNTMADVYGAFYDFSCMLKAKVDKNDPCAQKTSSRLDSILKTCRDSGVLNERKSYIIPNQTNYTPLLAVLLFILLAITLANRGPNGPN
- the LOC105795348 gene encoding SH3 domain-containing protein 2, whose protein sequence is MEAIRKQATRLREQVARQQQAVFKQFGAGGYGGSDNVITDEVELQQHQKLEKLYVSTRAGKHFQRDIVRGVEGYIVTGSKQVEIGTKLSEDSRKYGAENTCTSGNTLSKAALGYGRARAQMEKERGNLLKALGTQVAEPLRAMVMGAPLEDARHLAQRYDRMRQEAEAQAIEVSKRQARVRETLGNPEIVMKLESAETKLQDLKSNMAILGKEAVAAMTAVEAQQQRLTLQRLISMVEAERTYHQRVLQILDQLDAEMRSERQRIEAPPPPSMETMPPPPTYEEVNGVYASQTNNGSTDSMGYFLGEVMHTYNGESDEELSLSVGDFVVVRKVTNNGWAEGECKGKAGWFPFGYIERRERVLASKVAEVF